The following proteins come from a genomic window of Nostoc sp. KVJ3:
- a CDS encoding HNH endonuclease, with protein MTVNDATKKLVRQRAKFLCEYCHSSEEASAALFSIDHIIPQSLKGSDDPDNLALACQRCNGYRYNFTTGIDPDTGQMLPLFNPRQQKWSDHFIWSADGLKIIGISSVGRATSNRLDLNDERHNEGSIVKARRLWLKGGWHPPDEDSR; from the coding sequence ATGACGGTCAATGATGCGACCAAAAAATTAGTCAGACAAAGAGCGAAATTTCTTTGTGAATACTGTCATTCTTCAGAAGAAGCAAGTGCTGCTCTATTTTCTATTGACCATATTATCCCACAGTCTCTTAAAGGTTCGGATGACCCTGATAACCTGGCGTTAGCTTGTCAGCGTTGTAACGGATATCGCTATAATTTCACCACTGGAATTGATCCAGATACAGGACAGATGCTACCTCTGTTTAATCCACGCCAGCAAAAGTGGTCTGACCACTTTATTTGGTCAGCAGATGGTCTAAAAATTATTGGCATTAGTTCTGTAGGACGAGCTACAAGTAATCGTTTAGACCTCAATGATGAACGTCATAATGAAGGGTCTATTGTCAAAGCTCGTCGTCTTTGGCTCAAAGGTGGTTGGCATCCACCGGATGAAGATTCACGATAA